The genomic stretch CAATGGATGCAGCCTTATTGCAAACACAGCGAAATGACTATGCAGATGAGTCCAGAGGTCATTCAGAGCCTTTGCATGAAGAAGAATTGTCAAGTGATAATGATGAATATTTGAATGAGAGAATTGATGTTGCCAAGAGGAAGAGTCGTTTCTTCAGCTCCCAATGCTTAGGTAATGATTTCCTGGCAGCAAGCAGCTTGACAGAACAAAACCTTTGTGTGAAATGTAATAAAGATGGTCAGTTGTTGGTTTGTCACACAAGTAGTTGCCCATTGGTGGTTCATGAGGATTGCTTGGGTTGCCCtgcaaactttgatgaaacggGAAATTTTTATTGTCCATTTTGTGCATATTCCCTTGCAATTTCTGAATACCTTGAAGCTAAGAAAAAAGCTTCCATAGCAAGGAAGAGATTAGCTGCTTTTTTTCATAAGAGTTTGGAGCAGCATTCGAAGGAACCTGCTAAGGAGTTGCACGGAAAAGGGCAGACTCATTCAAGACAAAATGGAAACAAGGAAATTTTTGAGAACAGTCACTTGGGAGGGCGAGAACATAACCAAGTGAATCTAAATGGCCAGCATGTACATGATCTCAGTGATCATCTATGTCAGGAAAGTATCGGTAATAGGAATCAGTCAGAGCCTTCTGCATCATGTTTCAAAAACAATTTGCATTGGAGTGAAGAAATGGAAAATGTAGTTAGTGCAACAGTTTGTGTTTCTAACAGAGAAAAGGTAGGGAAAGAGAATACGGTTAAAGAGTTCCCATCTTTAAAATTGCTTGGAGAACAACAGGATCAAGCACAGGCTAATTGGAGGTCTGATGATGATAATTTAACCTGTAGAGATATAGTTGTAGCTCCTGTGGATCTGAGGGATGCTGAAGGGGAAAACGATATGTTTTCAAATTACTCTATACGTGTCCGCAGGCAAGAGAGACAGTAGTAAGTATTTTATCCATTGTgcttattatcatcatcatattTGCACTTGCATGCTTTTTAAGTAGAAAGTCAGGTGTAGCACatcatataaatgtttttatattgaCTGGtaattgacatttttttaaaattccagTACATACCCTGCAATTCCTCAGTTGAGAAGGAAAAAAGTTCCATGGACAGCTAAAGAGGAAGAGATGCTTAAGGTAACTAGCTATGTAGAgagatttttttaacataagatgattaaatttttaaaaacattccTCTGAAAATTCGAAATTTAATGTTGTATATATTtgctttcaaaatttaagaagTGCATATATTACTACATAGTGTGCTATGTCATGCAGGCATGATGATCATTTAGATTATATTAGGCTTATGAATGAATTTTACTCTGGAATCCGTGGTTCATTTTGTGACAGCATTTCATTCCAtcattgaaattttttgtttctgttaTGTATTGTTAAATTGCTTCTACTTTTGCAGAAGGGGGTCAGGAGATTTACTACTAGTGTCAATGATAGAAATATTCCATGGAAGATGATTTTAGAATTTGGTAGTTCTGTGTTTCTGAAAGGTCGTACGGCCATAGACTTGAAGGATAAATGGAGAAACATGTGCAAAGGAAGTCCAAGAGCCAAATGAAATGTTGTCATCGCCCTCATTTTTCTCAGGTAAATACATTTTACTATCTTCTCTGCATCTCTAATATTATTTCATAGTGGACCAGTTAATAGTCAAAGATTATGTCAATATAAATCTGACGTGATATACTTGCTGTATGCAAGTTTTACTCCTAGATCACCATTTCTGTAAATGATTGTTATCTACTTAATATGGAATCTACGAGGAAAAGATCTTGTAAGGACCTGATCATTGCATTTATATCTGATTTCTGGGGAGGAAATCTTATTAGGTGCATTGCTTGTCACTTAGTTCATACTCGTTGCAGCATCATTGATCAGGTGTGAAGTTTATCATAAGCTAATATTAGTCGTGAATAGATAATACCTGAGTCCTAAGATGTTGAATCATTTGTATTCAGCTGCGGGGTACACATTGTAAATAGC from Mangifera indica cultivar Alphonso chromosome 6, CATAS_Mindica_2.1, whole genome shotgun sequence encodes the following:
- the LOC123217927 gene encoding uncharacterized protein LOC123217927 isoform X1, which encodes MGSVTEFSSGNPNLPWLWIIEYAASFKQVDTSVLHDLVEMAPQLPDDLAKNTTGMVALRCLEDMFGDANEHINDFLSETEVKVGFALSESCEDVLQRILQETPASDLKMDGPEWLKWDVHPFIIHKRAFMPKCALQQLKDMILEGNNPLAASLKESSGLMCVNRSGRIHTDDVNHNARTWRFNETGAHVQTTSMNESLILPTCENVNELTGDNLHNTKILPSKRNRKESNTLADDENMAGDINENQGEFDLHSNVKNLKQDTKFANLSIQQHSVPCLQLMENIPERIVRVNEGEDCDVANKYQDASMEESQFPEDGCAERLGQNGQNGDLNDDQIKHNQTIVNHIPDKMPRGTYGDESIQNVLLDDVNLTEPRISMDAALLQTQRNDYADESRGHSEPLHEEELSSDNDEYLNERIDVAKRKSRFFSSQCLGNDFLAASSLTEQNLCVKCNKDGQLLVCHTSSCPLVVHEDCLGCPANFDETGNFYCPFCAYSLAISEYLEAKKKASIARKRLAAFFHKSLEQHSKEPAKELHGKGQTHSRQNGNKEIFENSHLGGREHNQVNLNGQHVHDLSDHLCQESIGNRNQSEPSASCFKNNLHWSEEMENVVSATVCVSNREKVGKENTVKEFPSLKLLGEQQDQAQANWRSDDDNLTCRDIVVAPVDLRDAEGENDMFSNYSIRVRRQERQYTYPAIPQLRRKKVPWTAKEEEMLKKGVRRFTTSVNDRNIPWKMILEFGSSVFLKGRTAIDLKDKWRNMCKGSPRAK
- the LOC123217927 gene encoding uncharacterized protein LOC123217927 isoform X3, with the protein product MVALRCLEDMFGDANEHINDFLSETEVKVGFALSESCEDVLQRILQETPASDLKMDGPEWLKWDVHPFIIHKRAFMPKCALQQLKDMILEGNNPLAASLKESSGLMCVNRSGRIHTDDVNHNARTWRFNETGAHVQTTSMNESLILPTCENVNELTGDNLHNTKILPSKRNRKESNTLADDENMAGDINENQGEFDLHSNVKNLKQDTKFANLSIQQHSVPCLQLMENIPERIVRVNEGEDCDVANKYQDASMEESQFPEDGCAERLGQNGQNGDLNDDQIKHNQTIVNHIPDKMPRGTYGDESIQNVLLDDVNLTEPRISMDAALLQTQRNDYADESRGHSEPLHEEELSSDNDEYLNERIDVAKRKSRFFSSQCLGNDFLAASSLTEQNLCVKCNKDGQLLVCHTSSCPLVVHEDCLGCPANFDETGNFYCPFCAYSLAISEYLEAKKKASIARKRLAAFFHKSLEQHSKEPAKELHGKGQTHSRQNGNKEIFENSHLGGREHNQVNLNGQHVHDLSDHLCQESIGNRNQSEPSASCFKNNLHWSEEMENVVSATVCVSNREKVGKENTVKEFPSLKLLGEQQDQAQANWRSDDDNLTCRDIVVAPVDLRDAEGENDMFSNYSIRVRRQERQYTYPAIPQLRRKKVPWTAKEEEMLKKGVRRFTTSVNDRNIPWKMILEFGSSVFLKGRTAIDLKDKWRNMCKGSPRAK
- the LOC123217927 gene encoding uncharacterized protein LOC123217927 isoform X2 — translated: MGSVTEFSSGNPNLPWLWIIEYAASFKQVDTSVLHDLVEMAPQLPDDLAKNTTGMVALRCLEDMFGDANEHINDFLSETEVKVGFALSESCEDVLQRILQETPASDLKMDGPEWLKWDVHPFIIHKRAFMPKCALQQLKDMILEGNNPLAASLKESSGLMCVNRSGRIHTDDVNHNARTWRFNETGAHVQTTSMNESLILPTCENVNELTGDNLHNTKILPSKRNRKESNTLADDENMAGDINENQGEFDLHSNVKNLKQDTKFANLSIQQHSVPCLQLMENIPERIVRVNEGEDCDVANKYQDASMEESQFPEDGCAERLGQNGQNGDLNDDQIKHNQTIVNHIPDKMPRALLQTQRNDYADESRGHSEPLHEEELSSDNDEYLNERIDVAKRKSRFFSSQCLGNDFLAASSLTEQNLCVKCNKDGQLLVCHTSSCPLVVHEDCLGCPANFDETGNFYCPFCAYSLAISEYLEAKKKASIARKRLAAFFHKSLEQHSKEPAKELHGKGQTHSRQNGNKEIFENSHLGGREHNQVNLNGQHVHDLSDHLCQESIGNRNQSEPSASCFKNNLHWSEEMENVVSATVCVSNREKVGKENTVKEFPSLKLLGEQQDQAQANWRSDDDNLTCRDIVVAPVDLRDAEGENDMFSNYSIRVRRQERQYTYPAIPQLRRKKVPWTAKEEEMLKKGVRRFTTSVNDRNIPWKMILEFGSSVFLKGRTAIDLKDKWRNMCKGSPRAK